In a genomic window of Nodosilinea sp. E11:
- the galE gene encoding UDP-glucose 4-epimerase GalE, with protein MKTDANTILVTGGAGYIGSHAVMALQQAGYQVVILDNLVYGHRDLVETVLKAELIEGSTLDKGLLKDIFSRYNISAVMHFSAYAYVGESVSNPAKYYENNVVGTLSLLDAMVEAGIKNFVFSSTCATYGVPEEMPITETHPQNPINPYGATKLMVERILTDYDKAYDFRSVRFRYFNAAGAHPSGLLGEDHNPETHLIPLVLQTALGKRESISVFGTDYPTPDGTCVRDYIHVCDLADAHILGLEYLLKGGESNVFNLGNGNGFSVREVIDAAVRVTGKSIPVVEVDRRPGDPPALVGGSDRARSILGWNPQYADIDTILTHAWAWHQKRHS; from the coding sequence ATGAAAACTGACGCAAACACCATTCTTGTGACCGGCGGGGCGGGGTATATTGGCAGCCATGCCGTCATGGCCCTCCAGCAGGCGGGCTATCAGGTAGTGATTTTAGACAACCTGGTCTACGGTCACCGCGATCTGGTCGAAACTGTACTCAAAGCCGAGTTGATTGAGGGCAGCACCTTAGATAAAGGTCTACTCAAAGATATTTTTAGCCGCTACAACATCAGCGCGGTAATGCACTTTTCGGCCTACGCCTACGTGGGCGAGTCGGTGAGCAACCCCGCTAAGTACTACGAAAATAATGTGGTCGGCACCCTATCGCTGCTCGATGCCATGGTAGAGGCGGGCATCAAAAATTTCGTGTTTTCTTCGACCTGCGCCACCTACGGCGTTCCTGAGGAAATGCCGATTACCGAGACCCATCCTCAAAACCCGATCAATCCCTACGGGGCCACCAAACTCATGGTGGAACGCATCTTGACCGATTACGACAAAGCCTACGATTTTAGATCGGTGCGCTTTCGCTACTTCAACGCCGCCGGTGCCCACCCCAGTGGCCTGCTGGGCGAAGACCACAACCCAGAAACCCACCTAATTCCGTTAGTGCTGCAAACAGCCCTGGGCAAACGGGAGTCGATCAGCGTCTTTGGTACCGACTACCCCACTCCCGACGGCACCTGCGTGCGCGACTACATTCACGTCTGCGACCTGGCCGATGCCCACATTTTGGGCCTGGAATACCTGCTCAAGGGAGGCGAGAGCAACGTCTTCAACCTGGGTAACGGCAACGGCTTTTCGGTGCGGGAAGTGATTGATGCGGCGGTACGGGTGACCGGCAAGAGTATCCCGGTGGTCGAAGTCGATCGCCGCCCCGGCGATCCGCCTGCGCTGGTGGGAGGCAGCGATCGCGCCCGCAGCATTCTGGGTTGGAACCCCCAGTATGCCGATATCGACACCATCTTGACCCATGCCTGGGCCTGGCATCAAAAGCGCCACAGCTAA
- a CDS encoding VOC family protein, giving the protein MDSAAVLFHLAFPVADIAIAKAFYVEGLGCQPGRETANSLILNLYGHQLVAHTTPDLVPQKGIYPRHFGLVFMAEADWEALLDQAKTKNLTFYQNEKRRFTGSTLEHRTFFLQDPFYNLLEFKYYCHPTAIFGEIDQQQVGDAE; this is encoded by the coding sequence ATGGATTCTGCCGCTGTCCTGTTTCATCTCGCCTTTCCCGTCGCCGATATTGCGATCGCTAAAGCCTTTTATGTGGAAGGGCTAGGCTGCCAGCCAGGGCGCGAAACCGCTAACTCTCTCATCCTTAACTTGTATGGCCACCAGCTAGTAGCTCACACAACCCCCGACCTGGTGCCTCAAAAGGGCATTTACCCCCGCCATTTTGGCCTGGTGTTTATGGCCGAGGCCGATTGGGAGGCGCTGCTAGATCAAGCCAAGACAAAAAACCTTACCTTCTATCAAAACGAAAAGCGGCGGTTTACGGGCAGCACCTTAGAGCACCGCACGTTCTTTCTGCAAGACCCGTTCTACAACCTGCTGGAGTTTAAGTACTACTGCCATCCCACGGCCATCTTTGGCGAGATCGACCAGCAGCAAGTGGGAGATGCCGAGTAA
- the lepB gene encoding signal peptidase I: MDPKLPQTSQVTPPTPAQPASPEPTSPWERWRSLWVGQWSNLRVLAIALAIALTVRVFIAEPRYIPSNSMDPTLHIGDRLLVEKISYRWQPPHRGDIVVFAPPPQLTRLGYAPQQAFIKRVIGEPGQTVQVSQGQVLVDGMPLQEAYLLEPPAYTLEPVTVPQGQVFVMGDNRNDSNDSHVWGGLPQGNIIGRARLRFWPLDRIGPVS, translated from the coding sequence ATGGATCCTAAGCTACCGCAGACCTCCCAAGTTACGCCTCCCACCCCAGCGCAGCCAGCATCCCCAGAGCCAACATCGCCCTGGGAACGCTGGCGATCGCTCTGGGTTGGACAATGGAGCAACCTGCGGGTGTTGGCGATCGCCCTAGCGATCGCTCTAACAGTGCGAGTGTTCATTGCTGAACCCCGCTATATTCCCTCTAACTCCATGGACCCGACCCTGCATATCGGCGATCGCCTGCTGGTCGAAAAAATCAGCTATCGCTGGCAACCACCCCACCGGGGCGATATCGTGGTCTTTGCGCCACCGCCTCAGCTCACCCGGCTAGGCTATGCCCCTCAGCAGGCCTTCATCAAGCGGGTGATCGGCGAACCGGGCCAGACGGTGCAAGTCTCCCAAGGTCAGGTCTTAGTCGATGGCATGCCCCTCCAAGAAGCCTACCTTTTAGAACCCCCCGCCTATACCCTAGAGCCGGTGACGGTGCCCCAGGGCCAAGTGTTTGTCATGGGCGACAACCGCAACGACAGCAACGACTCCCACGTTTGGGGCGGGTTGCCCCAGGGAAACATTATTGGCCGGGCGCGGCTGCGGTTTTGGCCCCTCGATCGCATCGGCCCCGTGAGCTAA
- a CDS encoding translocation/assembly module TamB domain-containing protein, which yields MTPSQKPDPAQEPEDSAQAPEEFSPTDPEELGPEESDLEEFDLDSQASGRRWLVAGSVLGAGLVLGGAVALGGWLWTRHNLVPWLESELTEVISRPVELGPVEGIGLSGVRLGPSTLPPTPSDPDTLSLEGVEVSFRLLDLWRRELPLSLTLDQGNLYLEQNAEGEWFDLEINLPDRDPDRDPFVDVRIATINVNDGQLTMVPYVADDVEPVQVAIADIQGQLEFTNALVEVPDDPNSPLETQQLNLALSGNSLQGGSLNLKGAVLLPPPQDAPSASADATEVPGPGLRANINLRTQAARATDIMPLVDSFLDNPLPVQFPSGFVSGQVDIESGRGVPTTIVGTARVTEGSVITRGLPEPLQNLQGDVRFRGREIEFEGVTASLGTLTAEAGGILSFDEGYDLSGQVNPFTVAQISELFDVAMPVSTVGTFLANVTMTGPLNRPVIASDIISQSTIVIDQVPFSDLRASTTLRAPNLAIDSFQASPQDGGAIAGSGLFTFGEPGQLSLTMTGDRLPATAIGRRYGLPDNVDLGPMFVDAEVAGPVGQLVGSARWRAPLGTYPAQGTVRLADNALGFTDTFVQVAGGTVVANGSLGLADRRWQSTLRAVDLQLDQLGAGIGGSITGEAELVGTLGEAGLRSIQGQGTAQATAAGGTVLTQATLTGGQWNATVQGRDLQMAAFAPDLQGTAEGSFRFTGSTDNLSLAGATGQGQLFLSDGLATAAARAPQLAQVRQPLTANLAWNGQSILVQQASTAGLNASGVITPQLSGPGAPTIANLDLNLNAESYSLAALPVPAIIPLGGNAFFQGRLRGRPGALALNGNASLVGLTAGDLGFASPLSGPVAFTQGGPLSVDLTGGGDRILVATAQGDRNLTFDVRSGEALAQGYTQGDELYATVANFPLSNLRLPQAGTNGLGTIGGLITSAEVVANLRQPTLRATFDVQDPSVGYLSLPTETTVAAFDPDAPERPLEVTRYGRLRGTITYANGVIGLVGGTLESASGFSRYLASGTYTLGDTPQINGELVVDNGQIQDLLQTFLIFEQADFRFNLLRPPEWFRPATEVDLASLAEVNPVGDRNASLLDQLRRLAEIQELQDILAAQAETAPLPPLEDFVGSISGTVTARGAIPDDLNVTFDLAGANWVWGSSNGSNGATYRIDEFIAQGSYQDNVVRLEPVSLRSDFSGFSATTQQGVALATLNGDFSLDPNDVEGRTLRLEVSDVPINAVRQPLRLPDNLDGLMNLGATLTGNLANPQVRGQLAVNEATINGNALDLATANFRYQDARLNLISRIAVDDQTDQQATDPLRLIASVPLPMPGLNQQPEADTVNVTLRMRDEGFALINLLTQAIAWESGEAALDLAVQGRWPLNQSIQEALTTLNVTGSANLDGVTISSRSLPEPITNLRGNIQVVEGPSTARVGSVYSRGLILDVQNLEGDFSNGKVVANGNLKLLPSVQDLAPGLFDNGSIAFSGATASTADNPFRLTLDNIALDLRNPAGTYRGRVDGNVVVGGSVFLLPPLVYGEVALSDGLLTLPEANEGGNAPASFATTREPRIFDPIPPVLEDFQLVLADNVRLAIPGLVDVRAEGTLDLVGAAPNIRPNGRINLPSGRINLLTTEFRLTGDENYAEFSDLDDTIDPYLVATLSAAVPDSAAAGNTLAAASPFPRNEISVSRIDQLGLTQAGVQTVRIRASVDGRASRVVNLQGVELSSTPPRSDGEIVALISGGFLTALESTLGSVSGGGDGFQGLLAFAGSALLNNLQNILGSGLERTDLRLFSASPPGQQGGVVDIGGEIGFNFSPNISASVQKVFTNVTPAVFSVRYRITDQITIRGTTSYEQFNENTGAVLEFRF from the coding sequence ATGACCCCTTCCCAAAAACCAGACCCGGCTCAAGAGCCAGAAGACTCGGCTCAAGCACCAGAGGAGTTTTCTCCCACCGACCCAGAAGAGCTTGGCCCAGAAGAGTCTGATCTAGAAGAGTTCGATCTAGATTCTCAGGCAAGCGGTCGCCGCTGGTTGGTAGCAGGCTCGGTGCTCGGTGCTGGGCTGGTGCTAGGCGGAGCCGTAGCCCTGGGCGGCTGGCTATGGACCCGACACAATCTCGTGCCCTGGCTAGAAAGTGAGCTAACCGAGGTGATCAGTCGCCCGGTCGAGCTGGGGCCGGTGGAAGGGATAGGGCTGTCGGGGGTGCGACTGGGGCCATCGACCCTGCCACCGACTCCCAGCGATCCCGATACGCTATCGCTAGAAGGGGTGGAGGTCAGCTTTCGGCTCCTCGATCTGTGGCGGCGAGAGCTGCCCCTCAGCCTCACCCTAGATCAGGGGAACCTCTACCTAGAGCAAAATGCCGAGGGGGAATGGTTTGATCTGGAAATCAATTTGCCCGATCGCGACCCCGATCGCGATCCGTTTGTGGACGTTCGGATCGCCACGATCAACGTCAACGATGGCCAGCTCACCATGGTGCCCTACGTGGCCGATGACGTAGAGCCGGTGCAGGTGGCGATCGCCGATATCCAGGGTCAGCTCGAATTTACCAACGCTCTCGTTGAAGTCCCCGACGACCCCAACTCTCCCCTAGAGACCCAGCAGCTCAATCTGGCCCTAAGCGGCAACTCCCTGCAAGGGGGCAGTCTCAACCTGAAAGGGGCCGTGCTGCTACCGCCGCCCCAAGATGCTCCCAGTGCCAGCGCCGACGCTACAGAGGTACCCGGCCCCGGCCTGCGCGCCAACATCAACTTGCGCACCCAGGCGGCCAGAGCCACCGACATCATGCCGCTGGTCGATTCTTTTTTAGACAATCCGTTGCCGGTGCAGTTTCCCAGTGGCTTTGTCAGCGGCCAGGTCGATATCGAAAGTGGTCGTGGCGTGCCGACGACCATTGTGGGTACGGCACGGGTCACGGAGGGGTCTGTAATCACGCGCGGTCTGCCAGAACCGCTGCAAAATCTTCAGGGCGATGTGCGATTTAGAGGCCGAGAGATCGAGTTTGAGGGGGTAACTGCCAGCCTAGGCACCTTGACCGCAGAGGCAGGCGGCATCCTCAGTTTTGACGAGGGTTACGACCTGAGTGGGCAGGTGAATCCCTTTACGGTGGCCCAAATCTCTGAGCTGTTTGATGTGGCTATGCCGGTGTCTACGGTGGGCACGTTTTTAGCCAATGTCACCATGACCGGGCCGCTAAATCGGCCTGTGATCGCCAGCGACATTATCTCCCAGAGCACCATTGTGATCGACCAGGTGCCCTTCTCTGACCTGCGGGCCAGCACTACCCTCCGCGCCCCCAATCTAGCCATTGACAGCTTCCAGGCCAGTCCTCAAGACGGCGGGGCGATCGCAGGCAGTGGCCTATTTACCTTTGGGGAGCCAGGACAGCTCTCACTAACGATGACCGGCGATCGCCTGCCGGCTACCGCCATTGGCCGACGCTATGGCCTGCCCGACAACGTCGATCTCGGGCCGATGTTTGTCGATGCCGAAGTGGCTGGCCCCGTGGGCCAACTGGTGGGTAGTGCCCGCTGGCGCGCCCCCCTGGGCACCTACCCAGCCCAGGGCACCGTGCGGCTGGCCGACAATGCCCTGGGGTTTACCGATACCTTTGTGCAGGTGGCCGGGGGTACCGTAGTCGCCAATGGCAGCCTGGGGCTAGCCGATCGCCGTTGGCAGTCTACCCTCCGGGCGGTCGATCTACAGCTTGATCAACTCGGCGCGGGCATCGGCGGCAGCATCACCGGCGAGGCTGAGCTGGTCGGCACCCTAGGCGAGGCCGGTCTGCGCAGCATTCAGGGGCAGGGGACAGCCCAGGCAACAGCCGCCGGGGGCACCGTGCTCACCCAGGCCACCCTAACCGGGGGCCAGTGGAATGCCACCGTCCAGGGTCGCGATCTGCAAATGGCCGCCTTCGCCCCCGATCTCCAGGGCACCGCCGAGGGGAGCTTTCGGTTTACCGGCAGCACCGACAATCTCAGCCTGGCGGGGGCCACGGGGCAGGGGCAGTTGTTTTTGTCAGACGGGCTAGCCACCGCCGCCGCTCGGGCACCTCAGCTGGCTCAGGTGCGCCAGCCCCTCACCGCCAACCTGGCCTGGAATGGGCAGTCAATTTTAGTGCAGCAGGCCAGCACCGCTGGCCTGAATGCCAGCGGTGTGATCACGCCGCAGCTAAGCGGGCCGGGGGCACCGACGATCGCCAACCTCGATCTCAACCTCAATGCTGAGAGCTATAGCCTGGCCGCCCTGCCCGTCCCGGCGATCATCCCCCTGGGGGGCAACGCCTTCTTTCAAGGACGATTGCGAGGGCGACCGGGGGCTCTGGCCCTCAACGGTAACGCCTCGCTGGTGGGCTTGACCGCCGGCGATCTGGGCTTTGCGTCGCCCCTGAGCGGCCCAGTCGCCTTTACCCAGGGTGGCCCGCTATCCGTCGATCTGACCGGCGGCGGCGATCGCATCTTGGTGGCCACGGCCCAGGGCGATCGCAATTTAACCTTTGACGTTCGCAGCGGTGAGGCCCTGGCCCAGGGCTATACCCAGGGCGACGAGCTCTACGCCACGGTAGCCAACTTTCCCCTCAGCAATCTCAGACTGCCCCAGGCCGGCACCAACGGGCTGGGCACCATCGGTGGTCTAATTACCTCGGCAGAGGTGGTGGCCAACCTGCGCCAGCCCACCCTGCGCGCCACCTTCGATGTGCAAGACCCCAGCGTGGGTTACCTCAGCTTGCCCACCGAAACCACCGTCGCCGCCTTTGACCCCGACGCCCCAGAGCGGCCCTTAGAAGTGACTCGCTACGGTCGTCTGCGGGGCACGATCACCTATGCCAACGGCGTGATTGGCCTGGTAGGGGGCACCCTAGAGTCGGCGTCGGGGTTCAGCCGCTACCTGGCCAGCGGCACCTACACCCTGGGCGACACCCCCCAGATCAATGGTGAACTGGTGGTCGATAATGGCCAGATTCAAGATCTCTTGCAGACCTTCCTAATTTTTGAACAGGCCGATTTTCGGTTCAATCTGCTCCGTCCGCCCGAGTGGTTTCGCCCTGCTACCGAGGTCGATCTGGCGTCTTTAGCGGAGGTCAACCCGGTGGGCGATCGCAACGCCAGTCTGCTCGACCAGCTGCGCCGCCTAGCCGAAATTCAAGAGCTGCAAGATATTCTGGCGGCCCAGGCCGAAACCGCTCCGCTACCGCCCCTCGAAGACTTTGTGGGCAGCATTTCGGGTACCGTTACCGCCCGTGGGGCCATTCCCGACGATCTCAACGTCACCTTTGACCTGGCTGGGGCCAACTGGGTCTGGGGCAGTTCTAACGGCAGCAATGGGGCTACCTATCGCATTGACGAATTTATTGCCCAGGGCAGCTACCAAGACAACGTAGTGCGGCTAGAGCCGGTCAGCCTGCGATCGGACTTCTCTGGCTTCTCGGCCACCACCCAGCAGGGCGTTGCCCTGGCTACCCTCAATGGTGACTTTAGCCTTGACCCCAACGACGTTGAGGGCCGCACCCTGCGATTAGAAGTCAGTGATGTGCCGATTAATGCCGTCCGTCAGCCGCTGCGACTGCCCGACAACCTCGACGGCCTGATGAACCTGGGGGCCACCCTGACCGGGAACCTCGCCAATCCCCAGGTACGGGGACAGTTGGCGGTCAACGAAGCCACCATCAACGGCAATGCCCTCGACCTGGCTACCGCCAACTTTAGGTATCAAGATGCCCGACTGAACCTGATTAGCCGAATAGCCGTTGACGATCAGACTGACCAGCAAGCCACCGATCCGCTACGGCTGATCGCCAGTGTGCCCCTGCCGATGCCCGGCCTCAACCAGCAGCCCGAAGCCGATACGGTCAATGTGACGCTGCGCATGCGGGACGAGGGCTTTGCCCTGATTAACCTGCTCACCCAGGCGATCGCTTGGGAATCGGGCGAGGCAGCCCTTGATCTGGCGGTCCAGGGCCGCTGGCCGCTTAACCAGTCCATTCAAGAGGCCCTGACCACCCTCAACGTCACCGGCAGTGCCAACTTAGATGGCGTCACCATCAGTTCTCGGAGTTTGCCAGAGCCAATTACTAACCTGCGGGGCAACATTCAAGTTGTAGAAGGCCCCAGCACGGCCCGAGTCGGCTCTGTGTACAGTAGGGGCCTCATCCTCGATGTGCAAAATCTCGAAGGTGACTTTAGCAACGGTAAGGTCGTTGCCAATGGCAACCTCAAGCTGCTGCCCTCGGTTCAAGACCTGGCCCCAGGGCTGTTTGACAACGGCAGCATCGCTTTTTCTGGCGCAACCGCTAGCACCGCCGACAACCCCTTTCGGCTTACCCTCGACAACATTGCTCTCGACCTGCGCAACCCTGCCGGTACCTACCGAGGCCGAGTTGACGGCAACGTGGTAGTGGGTGGCAGCGTGTTTTTGCTGCCGCCGCTGGTCTATGGTGAGGTTGCACTCTCCGATGGGCTGCTGACCCTACCAGAAGCCAATGAAGGGGGCAATGCCCCAGCCAGCTTTGCCACCACTCGAGAACCCCGAATTTTTGACCCAATTCCGCCAGTCTTAGAAGACTTTCAGCTGGTGCTAGCCGACAATGTACGACTAGCCATTCCAGGCTTGGTCGATGTGCGGGCCGAGGGCACCCTAGATCTAGTCGGGGCCGCTCCCAACATTCGCCCCAATGGCCGCATCAATTTGCCCTCGGGCCGCATCAACCTGCTCACCACCGAGTTTCGCCTGACTGGCGACGAAAATTACGCCGAATTTAGTGACCTCGATGACACGATCGACCCCTACCTGGTAGCGACCCTCTCGGCGGCAGTGCCCGACAGTGCCGCCGCTGGCAATACGCTGGCTGCCGCATCCCCCTTCCCCCGCAACGAAATCAGCGTCTCTCGCATTGACCAGCTCGGGCTGACCCAGGCGGGCGTACAGACCGTGCGCATTCGTGCCAGCGTCGATGGTCGAGCCAGTCGCGTGGTCAATTTACAGGGGGTTGAGCTATCGAGTACCCCGCCGCGCTCAGACGGCGAAATTGTCGCCTTGATTAGCGGTGGATTTTTGACCGCTCTTGAGTCTACGCTGGGCAGTGTATCGGGCGGGGGCGATGGCTTTCAGGGGCTGCTGGCCTTTGCCGGGTCGGCCTTACTGAATAACCTACAAAACATCTTGGGTTCTGGCCTAGAGCGCACCGACCTGCGGCTGTTTTCGGCCTCACCGCCGGGGCAGCAGGGTGGGGTTGTCGATATCGGCGGCGAGATTGGGTTTAACTTTTCGCCCAATATTTCGGCGTCGGTGCAAAAGGTGTTCACCAATGTGACACCAGCGGTGTTTAGCGTGCGCTACCGCATTACCGATCAGATTACAATTCGGGGCACTACCAGCTACGAACAATTCAACGAAAACACCGGCGCAGTTTTAGAATTTCGGTTCTAG